A stretch of the Arachis stenosperma cultivar V10309 chromosome 6, arast.V10309.gnm1.PFL2, whole genome shotgun sequence genome encodes the following:
- the LOC130936733 gene encoding aquaporin TIP4-2-like isoform X3, with translation MVEQQVSSSVQTYKTWKTALTELVATASLMFTLTTSIIACLDSHEVAPKLLVPLAVFIIAFLFLIVTIPLSGGHMSPVFTFIAALKGVVTLVRALIYVIAQCIGSIIGFIMLKCVMDPKLEHKYSLGGCTISNDSDKGLGSKPQVALLVEFSCTFLVLFIGITLGFDKKRSKELGLPMVCVVIAGAMALAVFVSITVTGQLGYAGVGLNPARCLGPALLKGGLLWNGHWVFWVGPFLACITYYGVSINLPKESMTLENGEYDVSNLALGHSKSVSRSAVSNDLQV, from the exons ATGGTGGAACAACAAGTTTCAAGTTCTGTTCAGACATACAAG aCATGGAAAACGGCATTGACTGAGTTAGTTGCAACTGCTTCTCTAATGTTCACACTGACAACATCAATCATAGCATGTTTGGACTCGCACGAAGTTGCTCCAAAGCTTCTAGTCCCTCTTGCAGTGTTCATCATAGCCTTCTTGTTCCTAATAGTCACAATTCCACTCTCTGGAGGTCACATGAGTCCTGTTTTCACATTCATAGCAGCATTAAAGGGTGTTGTTACTCTAGTACGTGCACTAATTTATGTCATAGCACAATGCATTGGTTCAATTATTGGTTTCATTATGCTAAAATGTGTCATGGATCCAAAATTGGAACACAAATATTCATTAGGAGGATGTACAATTAGTAATGATAGTGATAAAGGACTAGGATCAAAGCCACAAGTTGCATTGTTAGTAGAATTTTCATGCACATTTTTGGTGCTATTTATTGGTATTACTTTGGGATTTGATAAGAAAAGGTCAAAGGAATTAGGATTACCTATGGTGTGTGTTGTGATTGCTGGGGCAATGGCATTGGCAGTGTTTGTGTCTATAACTGTTACTGGGCAATTGGGCTACGCAGGTGTTGGACTTAACCCAGCAAGATGTTTGGGTCCAGCTTTGTTAAAAGGTGGATTATTGTGGAATGGACATTGGGTTTTTTGGGTGGGGCCTTTCCTGGCCTGTATAACGTATTATGGGGTATCTATTAATTTGCCAAAGGAGAGTATGACTTTGGAAAATGGAGAATATGATGTGTCGAATTTGGCTTTGGGCCATAGTAAGAGTGTTTCTAGGAGTGCTGtctcaaatgatcttcaagtttGA
- the LOC130936733 gene encoding aquaporin TIP1-2-like isoform X1: MVEQQVSSSVQTYKVSSLDSKKSLKSSFLSFIGAHEIFMPETWKTALTELVATASLMFTLTTSIIACLDSHEVAPKLLVPLAVFIIAFLFLIVTIPLSGGHMSPVFTFIAALKGVVTLVRALIYVIAQCIGSIIGFIMLKCVMDPKLEHKYSLGGCTISNDSDKGLGSKPQVALLVEFSCTFLVLFIGITLGFDKKRSKELGLPMVCVVIAGAMALAVFVSITVTGQLGYAGVGLNPARCLGPALLKGGLLWNGHWVFWVGPFLACITYYGVSINLPKESMTLENGEYDVSNLALGHSKSVSRSAVSNDLQV, encoded by the exons ATGGTGGAACAACAAGTTTCAAGTTCTGTTCAGACATACAAGGTTAGCTCTTTGGATAGCAAGAAGTCTTTAAAGTCtagttttctttctttcattggAGCACATGAGATTTTCATGCCAGAG aCATGGAAAACGGCATTGACTGAGTTAGTTGCAACTGCTTCTCTAATGTTCACACTGACAACATCAATCATAGCATGTTTGGACTCGCACGAAGTTGCTCCAAAGCTTCTAGTCCCTCTTGCAGTGTTCATCATAGCCTTCTTGTTCCTAATAGTCACAATTCCACTCTCTGGAGGTCACATGAGTCCTGTTTTCACATTCATAGCAGCATTAAAGGGTGTTGTTACTCTAGTACGTGCACTAATTTATGTCATAGCACAATGCATTGGTTCAATTATTGGTTTCATTATGCTAAAATGTGTCATGGATCCAAAATTGGAACACAAATATTCATTAGGAGGATGTACAATTAGTAATGATAGTGATAAAGGACTAGGATCAAAGCCACAAGTTGCATTGTTAGTAGAATTTTCATGCACATTTTTGGTGCTATTTATTGGTATTACTTTGGGATTTGATAAGAAAAGGTCAAAGGAATTAGGATTACCTATGGTGTGTGTTGTGATTGCTGGGGCAATGGCATTGGCAGTGTTTGTGTCTATAACTGTTACTGGGCAATTGGGCTACGCAGGTGTTGGACTTAACCCAGCAAGATGTTTGGGTCCAGCTTTGTTAAAAGGTGGATTATTGTGGAATGGACATTGGGTTTTTTGGGTGGGGCCTTTCCTGGCCTGTATAACGTATTATGGGGTATCTATTAATTTGCCAAAGGAGAGTATGACTTTGGAAAATGGAGAATATGATGTGTCGAATTTGGCTTTGGGCCATAGTAAGAGTGTTTCTAGGAGTGCTGtctcaaatgatcttcaagtttGA
- the LOC130936733 gene encoding aquaporin TIP4-2-like isoform X2: protein MILVELERQKYGDLETGKRQVSVMHKIQTWKTALTELVATASLMFTLTTSIIACLDSHEVAPKLLVPLAVFIIAFLFLIVTIPLSGGHMSPVFTFIAALKGVVTLVRALIYVIAQCIGSIIGFIMLKCVMDPKLEHKYSLGGCTISNDSDKGLGSKPQVALLVEFSCTFLVLFIGITLGFDKKRSKELGLPMVCVVIAGAMALAVFVSITVTGQLGYAGVGLNPARCLGPALLKGGLLWNGHWVFWVGPFLACITYYGVSINLPKESMTLENGEYDVSNLALGHSKSVSRSAVSNDLQV from the exons ATGATCTTAGTTGAGCTAGAAAGGCAGAAATATG GCGATTTAGAAACTGGTAAGCGGCAGGTATCTGTAATGCACAAAATACAA aCATGGAAAACGGCATTGACTGAGTTAGTTGCAACTGCTTCTCTAATGTTCACACTGACAACATCAATCATAGCATGTTTGGACTCGCACGAAGTTGCTCCAAAGCTTCTAGTCCCTCTTGCAGTGTTCATCATAGCCTTCTTGTTCCTAATAGTCACAATTCCACTCTCTGGAGGTCACATGAGTCCTGTTTTCACATTCATAGCAGCATTAAAGGGTGTTGTTACTCTAGTACGTGCACTAATTTATGTCATAGCACAATGCATTGGTTCAATTATTGGTTTCATTATGCTAAAATGTGTCATGGATCCAAAATTGGAACACAAATATTCATTAGGAGGATGTACAATTAGTAATGATAGTGATAAAGGACTAGGATCAAAGCCACAAGTTGCATTGTTAGTAGAATTTTCATGCACATTTTTGGTGCTATTTATTGGTATTACTTTGGGATTTGATAAGAAAAGGTCAAAGGAATTAGGATTACCTATGGTGTGTGTTGTGATTGCTGGGGCAATGGCATTGGCAGTGTTTGTGTCTATAACTGTTACTGGGCAATTGGGCTACGCAGGTGTTGGACTTAACCCAGCAAGATGTTTGGGTCCAGCTTTGTTAAAAGGTGGATTATTGTGGAATGGACATTGGGTTTTTTGGGTGGGGCCTTTCCTGGCCTGTATAACGTATTATGGGGTATCTATTAATTTGCCAAAGGAGAGTATGACTTTGGAAAATGGAGAATATGATGTGTCGAATTTGGCTTTGGGCCATAGTAAGAGTGTTTCTAGGAGTGCTGtctcaaatgatcttcaagtttGA
- the LOC130936733 gene encoding aquaporin TIP4-2-like isoform X4, protein MHKIQTWKTALTELVATASLMFTLTTSIIACLDSHEVAPKLLVPLAVFIIAFLFLIVTIPLSGGHMSPVFTFIAALKGVVTLVRALIYVIAQCIGSIIGFIMLKCVMDPKLEHKYSLGGCTISNDSDKGLGSKPQVALLVEFSCTFLVLFIGITLGFDKKRSKELGLPMVCVVIAGAMALAVFVSITVTGQLGYAGVGLNPARCLGPALLKGGLLWNGHWVFWVGPFLACITYYGVSINLPKESMTLENGEYDVSNLALGHSKSVSRSAVSNDLQV, encoded by the exons ATGCACAAAATACAA aCATGGAAAACGGCATTGACTGAGTTAGTTGCAACTGCTTCTCTAATGTTCACACTGACAACATCAATCATAGCATGTTTGGACTCGCACGAAGTTGCTCCAAAGCTTCTAGTCCCTCTTGCAGTGTTCATCATAGCCTTCTTGTTCCTAATAGTCACAATTCCACTCTCTGGAGGTCACATGAGTCCTGTTTTCACATTCATAGCAGCATTAAAGGGTGTTGTTACTCTAGTACGTGCACTAATTTATGTCATAGCACAATGCATTGGTTCAATTATTGGTTTCATTATGCTAAAATGTGTCATGGATCCAAAATTGGAACACAAATATTCATTAGGAGGATGTACAATTAGTAATGATAGTGATAAAGGACTAGGATCAAAGCCACAAGTTGCATTGTTAGTAGAATTTTCATGCACATTTTTGGTGCTATTTATTGGTATTACTTTGGGATTTGATAAGAAAAGGTCAAAGGAATTAGGATTACCTATGGTGTGTGTTGTGATTGCTGGGGCAATGGCATTGGCAGTGTTTGTGTCTATAACTGTTACTGGGCAATTGGGCTACGCAGGTGTTGGACTTAACCCAGCAAGATGTTTGGGTCCAGCTTTGTTAAAAGGTGGATTATTGTGGAATGGACATTGGGTTTTTTGGGTGGGGCCTTTCCTGGCCTGTATAACGTATTATGGGGTATCTATTAATTTGCCAAAGGAGAGTATGACTTTGGAAAATGGAGAATATGATGTGTCGAATTTGGCTTTGGGCCATAGTAAGAGTGTTTCTAGGAGTGCTGtctcaaatgatcttcaagtttGA